In the genome of Pelagibacterium nitratireducens, one region contains:
- a CDS encoding extracellular solute-binding protein: MRKTILKGLAAGLMTATLPLAGAQAAVTVLGWPGGPEETALRAVVEIYNGQEGLAEEDRVEVLFFARDGFWDKLQADLAAGTQAFDLNLIATYSIGRYAPFMEPVTLADEAEAVYGESVLSTMQFEGNQYGVPTDLSLHFMYFREDLIDGLLSDPAAAETYGDISEEYLGERLEPKAPDEWTWDDYAATALYFTQAVNPDSPTRYGTVLQMQNLLFNMMVWQSTARSYGGNWMDDEGNITVDSEAYRRGLELYKMLYDAGATPADSTSYEFPEANAAFVSGQVATMLQWNGAAGELTNPETAPAVADTVAIVAPPAGDEGRSTHIHGLGLGLNQNAPNKDGALAFLQWLSTEDAALAYAANSGAPALTPEVVAAIAEDRPDLVQLGEFASQYGYVMNGATGANALSVYELQAQHFTGYWTGQETLDEALAAVASGMEELLSE; the protein is encoded by the coding sequence ATGCGTAAAACAATTCTAAAAGGCCTGGCGGCCGGGCTCATGACCGCCACTTTACCGCTTGCCGGCGCACAGGCCGCAGTGACCGTACTGGGCTGGCCGGGCGGTCCGGAAGAAACCGCGCTGCGGGCTGTTGTGGAGATTTACAACGGCCAGGAAGGTCTGGCCGAAGAGGACCGCGTAGAGGTGCTTTTTTTCGCCCGTGACGGGTTCTGGGACAAATTGCAGGCCGATCTTGCCGCAGGCACGCAGGCCTTCGATCTCAACCTGATCGCCACCTATTCCATTGGTCGGTATGCGCCGTTCATGGAGCCTGTAACGCTCGCGGACGAGGCCGAAGCCGTTTACGGGGAATCCGTTCTTTCGACCATGCAGTTCGAGGGCAACCAGTATGGTGTGCCCACCGATCTTTCGTTGCATTTCATGTATTTCCGCGAGGATCTGATCGATGGGCTGCTGAGTGATCCGGCGGCAGCGGAAACCTATGGTGATATCTCCGAAGAGTATCTCGGTGAACGCCTTGAACCCAAGGCGCCCGATGAGTGGACCTGGGACGACTATGCGGCCACGGCGCTCTATTTTACCCAGGCGGTCAATCCCGACAGTCCCACGCGCTACGGCACCGTGCTGCAGATGCAGAACCTTCTGTTCAACATGATGGTATGGCAGTCGACGGCGCGTTCGTACGGCGGCAACTGGATGGACGATGAGGGCAATATCACCGTCGATTCCGAAGCATACCGGCGCGGACTCGAACTCTACAAGATGCTCTATGATGCCGGCGCAACGCCTGCGGATTCGACCTCTTATGAGTTCCCCGAAGCCAATGCGGCCTTCGTTTCAGGACAGGTGGCGACGATGCTGCAGTGGAATGGCGCGGCGGGCGAGTTGACCAACCCCGAAACCGCACCTGCCGTTGCCGATACGGTGGCAATCGTTGCCCCGCCGGCTGGGGACGAGGGTCGGTCCACCCATATTCACGGGCTCGGGCTCGGGCTGAACCAGAACGCGCCCAACAAGGACGGGGCACTGGCCTTCCTGCAGTGGCTGTCAACCGAAGACGCAGCGCTTGCCTATGCCGCCAACAGCGGCGCGCCGGCGCTTACGCCCGAAGTCGTTGCGGCCATCGCCGAAGACCGTCCCGATCTGGTTCAACTCGGCGAATTTGCCAGCCAGTACGGCTATGTGATGAATGGGGCGACCGGAGCCAACGCGCTGAGCGTTTATGAGCTTCAGGCCCAGCACTTCACCGGCTACTGGACCGGGCAGGAAACGCTCGACGAGGCGCTGGCTGCTGTCGCCAGCGGTATGGAAGAGCTGCTCAGCGAGTAA
- a CDS encoding sugar ABC transporter permease: protein MDRKRHLEWGVLSAPMVIFLLLFLGFPALVNIVYSLSSVSFQTLRAPELSGFSNYVSVLTDGDFWRAIWFSLRFGVITALAECLVGFFLAIFLAPLFEKRSWLLAIIMLPLMVAPALVGLMYRLVLHEFVGPVPHYLWAWFGSAPAFLNVANAFWTLVVVETLQWTPFAFLLFYMAHRAIPLEVREAAQMDGSTGWDMLWRIEIPLMAPTIAIALFIRFIDGFRVFDNVYVLTGSGPGGSTRSLSIYVYEAFFRQGEIGPAVAASVLLFIASFGVLFFINQGLARRAR from the coding sequence ATGGACAGAAAACGGCATCTCGAATGGGGCGTGCTCAGCGCACCCATGGTCATTTTCCTGCTGCTGTTTCTTGGCTTTCCCGCGCTGGTCAATATCGTTTATTCGCTCTCGAGCGTGAGCTTTCAGACCTTGCGTGCGCCGGAGTTGAGCGGCTTTTCCAATTACGTTTCGGTGCTCACCGATGGGGATTTCTGGCGCGCCATCTGGTTTTCGCTGCGCTTCGGGGTGATCACCGCGCTGGCCGAATGTCTTGTCGGTTTCTTTCTCGCGATCTTTCTGGCGCCGTTGTTTGAAAAGCGCTCCTGGCTTCTGGCTATCATCATGTTGCCGCTCATGGTCGCGCCGGCTCTGGTGGGGTTGATGTATCGGCTGGTGCTGCACGAATTTGTGGGACCGGTCCCCCATTACCTGTGGGCGTGGTTCGGTTCGGCTCCTGCTTTCCTCAATGTGGCAAACGCGTTCTGGACGCTCGTGGTTGTCGAAACCCTGCAGTGGACGCCGTTTGCGTTTCTTTTGTTTTACATGGCGCATCGGGCCATCCCGCTTGAGGTCCGCGAGGCCGCGCAGATGGACGGGTCGACCGGATGGGATATGCTCTGGCGCATCGAAATTCCGCTGATGGCACCCACGATTGCCATTGCGTTGTTCATCCGTTTCATCGACGGCTTCCGGGTGTTCGACAATGTCTATGTGCTCACGGGGAGCGGTCCGGGAGGGTCGACCCGCTCGCTGTCGATCTATGTCTATGAAGCGTTTTTCCGCCAGGGTGAGATCGGGCCCGCGGTGGCTGCATCAGTGCTGTTGTTCATTGCGTCTTTTGGTGTGCTGTTTTTCATCAATCAGGGCCTTGCGAGGAGAGCGAGATGA
- a CDS encoding carbohydrate ABC transporter permease: MIVTALRWVVFAIAAFALNFPVIATLVTSFKSSREITTNPGLWIEAPTLENYIAVLQVTDRLNIFAYLWNSTVAALIGTTLAIILAFPAAYGVARAGYGRRMLMPLIVNLRALPLIIFAIPIYMMFQWVGLLDTQLGLGLILVIVNLPLALVILVNAISDIPVELDEAAHMDGAGRLKIITSIIAPVCRPAIVTTFIFGFITAWNEFLFGLMLTTRHAVPMTVGASFFFSSGGGGIQWGTASAVMIVAALPPAVLGLVMYRQISRSLTAGAVKG; the protein is encoded by the coding sequence ATGATCGTGACCGCACTGCGCTGGGTGGTCTTTGCCATCGCGGCTTTCGCCCTTAATTTCCCCGTGATCGCCACGCTGGTGACCTCGTTCAAGAGCAGCCGGGAGATCACCACCAATCCGGGCCTGTGGATCGAGGCGCCAACGCTGGAAAACTACATCGCCGTGCTGCAGGTCACCGATCGGCTCAACATCTTTGCCTATCTGTGGAATTCAACCGTAGCCGCGCTGATCGGCACGACGCTGGCCATCATCCTTGCCTTTCCTGCGGCCTATGGTGTGGCGAGGGCCGGGTATGGCCGGCGCATGCTGATGCCGCTAATTGTCAATCTGCGTGCTCTGCCGCTCATCATCTTCGCCATCCCCATCTACATGATGTTTCAATGGGTCGGCCTGCTCGATACCCAATTGGGCCTCGGTTTGATTCTTGTCATCGTCAATCTGCCACTGGCGCTGGTCATCCTCGTCAACGCCATCTCGGACATTCCGGTCGAACTTGATGAAGCGGCGCATATGGATGGAGCCGGCCGGCTCAAGATCATCACCTCGATCATCGCGCCGGTTTGTCGTCCGGCGATCGTCACCACCTTTATCTTCGGGTTCATTACGGCCTGGAACGAGTTTCTTTTCGGGCTGATGCTGACAACGCGCCATGCCGTACCGATGACGGTGGGGGCATCGTTTTTCTTTTCGTCGGGCGGCGGCGGTATCCAGTGGGGCACGGCCTCGGCTGTGATGATTGTCGCCGCGCTGCCGCCGGCGGTTCTGGGGCTTGTCATGTATCGTCAGATCAGCCGGTCGCTGACGGCTGGAGCGGTCAAAGGCTAA
- a CDS encoding HAMP domain-containing sensor histidine kinase, whose amino-acid sequence MILGRWNSLQYKLTRKLVFFQILALMAFALIASVPISRFASGVGLDDRIIPVIADSVSLEDGQLVVGDDDKLASIKDRFPAFWYYVRTDSGQVASDGPIPDAFRPALEYLGFISFGDFGSEAFPEVASLIVRQAESDAGRLHIATGGGPRFDWLSVGLLFANKYFVIFSAALSLVLIIAIPLTLRRELRGLDKVAEEASHIDVDQPGMRLTTAGIPLEMQPLVTAFNDALVRVDDGIERRHRFMADAAHELRTPIAILQTRVELLNPGPERTQLMLDVARLSNLADQLLDLQRIDVGHSRFEAIDLVRLGADAVAEMAPLVIASDDEIDFGSDAETVNVNGDSIALTRAITNLIQNAISHAGQSAKISVSVSSDGTLTVGDSGPGIDPTQRAKIFEPFYRVKPATRGAGLGLNLVQEIVLRHKGTIKVGQSPQGGAAFTITLPLASPGHEKGRAPRNPADNRIVMQEA is encoded by the coding sequence ATGATCCTGGGGCGCTGGAACTCGCTGCAATACAAGCTTACGCGCAAGCTGGTGTTTTTCCAGATCCTGGCGCTGATGGCCTTTGCTTTGATCGCATCGGTGCCCATCTCCAGGTTTGCCTCGGGCGTAGGACTCGATGACCGCATCATTCCCGTCATCGCCGATTCCGTGTCCCTGGAAGACGGTCAACTGGTCGTCGGCGATGATGACAAACTCGCATCCATCAAGGATAGGTTTCCAGCCTTCTGGTATTATGTAAGGACCGATTCCGGGCAGGTGGCGAGCGATGGCCCGATCCCAGACGCCTTTCGCCCCGCCCTTGAGTATCTGGGATTCATCTCTTTTGGCGATTTCGGCAGCGAAGCCTTCCCCGAAGTCGCGTCCCTGATCGTTCGCCAGGCCGAATCCGATGCCGGTCGCCTCCATATCGCGACCGGCGGCGGTCCGCGCTTTGACTGGCTTTCGGTTGGACTGCTGTTCGCAAACAAATATTTCGTGATCTTTTCCGCCGCCCTCTCCCTGGTCCTGATTATCGCCATCCCGCTCACTCTGCGCCGCGAATTGCGCGGCCTCGACAAGGTTGCCGAAGAAGCCTCCCATATCGATGTCGATCAGCCCGGAATGCGGTTGACCACCGCAGGTATCCCGCTCGAGATGCAGCCCCTGGTTACCGCCTTCAACGACGCACTCGTCCGGGTCGATGACGGTATCGAGCGGCGCCACCGTTTCATGGCCGACGCTGCCCATGAGCTGCGGACCCCGATCGCAATTTTGCAGACCCGCGTTGAATTGCTTAACCCCGGCCCCGAGCGCACCCAGTTGATGCTCGATGTGGCACGGCTCTCCAACCTCGCCGATCAACTCCTCGACCTGCAACGCATCGATGTTGGCCATTCGCGCTTTGAAGCCATCGACCTGGTGAGGCTGGGGGCCGATGCCGTCGCGGAAATGGCACCCCTGGTCATCGCCTCCGATGACGAAATCGACTTCGGCAGCGACGCCGAGACGGTCAATGTCAACGGTGATAGCATTGCGCTGACCCGTGCTATTACTAATTTGATCCAGAACGCCATCTCCCATGCCGGCCAATCCGCCAAGATCAGCGTCTCGGTCTCAAGCGATGGCACCCTGACCGTTGGCGACAGCGGGCCGGGCATCGACCCCACACAACGCGCAAAGATTTTCGAACCCTTCTATAGGGTAAAGCCGGCCACGCGCGGCGCCGGCCTGGGGCTCAATCTCGTCCAGGAAATCGTCCTGCGCCACAAGGGCACCATCAAAGTCGGGCAGTCCCCGCAGGGTGGCGCCGCCTTTACCATAACCCTGCCCCTTGCATCGCCCGGGCACGAAAAAGGCCGGGCTCCCAGGAACCCGGCCGATAATCGGATCGTCATGCAAGAGGCTTAG
- a CDS encoding response regulator transcription factor has protein sequence MRILLVEDENEMANVLRSALARHSIVVDHAASLEIAREASLSHTHDAVLLDRKLPDGEGLSLIPELRRQNPALPIIVLSALGSLDNRVIGLDEGADDYLAKPFSIDELMARLRAVLRRPAQMRSETLMIGALEFEPEHNAVRINGQPVDLPRRELLALEALIRRAGRTVSRDTLEQAVYGFDDDIASNALDAHLSRLRRKLAAARVEIHAIRGIGYLLREVQ, from the coding sequence ATGCGGATATTGCTGGTTGAAGACGAAAACGAGATGGCCAATGTTTTGAGGTCCGCACTTGCGCGCCACTCTATTGTCGTCGACCACGCGGCCAGCCTCGAGATCGCCCGCGAGGCATCCCTGAGCCACACTCATGACGCCGTGCTGCTCGACCGCAAGCTCCCCGATGGCGAGGGGCTCTCGCTCATTCCCGAGCTGCGCCGGCAAAACCCTGCCCTGCCCATCATCGTTCTCTCGGCCCTGGGGTCCCTCGACAACCGCGTCATAGGGCTCGATGAAGGCGCAGACGATTATCTCGCCAAACCCTTTTCCATCGACGAATTGATGGCCCGCCTGCGCGCCGTCTTGCGCCGCCCCGCCCAGATGCGGTCCGAAACGCTCATGATCGGCGCACTGGAGTTCGAGCCCGAACACAACGCGGTGCGGATCAATGGCCAGCCGGTCGATCTGCCCCGCCGCGAACTCCTCGCCCTTGAGGCGCTCATCAGGCGGGCCGGGCGCACCGTCTCGCGCGATACCCTCGAACAGGCAGTCTATGGCTTTGACGACGACATCGCCTCCAATGCTCTCGACGCCCATCTTTCACGTCTGCGCCGCAAGCTCGCCGCCGCTCGCGTCGAAATCCACGCCATTCGCGGTATCGGCTATCTGCTTAGGGAAGTGCAATGA
- a CDS encoding efflux RND transporter periplasmic adaptor subunit, translating into MTEHTQTVADSSAKPVRRRWAGAAIVLLILAGGGFALSGAFDAPQAQDVADPVTAEPRVMQLHTSEVYDVAPRDLSEAIAFTGSVRPVRSADISAQVAGIANQVHVQAGDTVSEGDVLVEIDATDLNLQLRQQQSALNSTEIQLNAARQTLDRVRSLAERGSTPQATLDAAISDVDGLEASLASLQSQVEQVETNIERTLVRAPFDGTVSRRMVEPGQVVGQGAVVMSLVDLSRLTVDAMVPLAQTASIAAGQTASLEVHGLDGAVFEAAVERINPVAEEGTRSVVVHLGLDNRDAQLRGGMFVTGRIVTESSSDAIAVPQDAVLGSEGERYVLAVVDGEVTRQPVSVEKVWDRLGLIEISDGVAAGEVVVALPLSGLEAGQNVVVGAL; encoded by the coding sequence ATGACCGAACACACTCAAACAGTTGCCGACTCTTCTGCCAAGCCCGTTCGCCGCCGCTGGGCCGGGGCCGCCATTGTCCTGTTGATTCTGGCGGGCGGTGGATTTGCCCTCAGCGGCGCTTTCGATGCGCCGCAGGCCCAGGACGTGGCCGACCCGGTGACCGCCGAGCCGCGCGTCATGCAGTTGCACACAAGCGAGGTCTATGACGTCGCGCCGCGCGATCTTTCGGAGGCGATCGCCTTTACCGGCTCGGTGCGCCCGGTCCGGAGCGCGGACATCTCCGCGCAGGTGGCCGGAATTGCCAATCAGGTCCATGTGCAGGCGGGTGACACGGTGTCAGAAGGAGATGTGTTGGTCGAAATCGATGCGACCGACCTCAACCTGCAATTGCGTCAGCAACAGAGCGCGCTCAATTCGACCGAAATCCAGCTCAATGCCGCGCGACAGACGCTCGATCGCGTCCGCTCGCTCGCCGAGCGCGGATCGACGCCCCAGGCAACGCTCGACGCGGCCATTTCCGATGTCGACGGGCTGGAGGCCAGCCTTGCCTCGCTGCAGTCGCAGGTCGAGCAGGTGGAGACAAATATTGAGCGCACCCTTGTCAGGGCGCCGTTCGACGGCACGGTCTCTCGCCGCATGGTCGAGCCGGGACAGGTGGTGGGCCAGGGGGCCGTGGTCATGTCGCTGGTGGATCTGAGCCGTTTGACGGTCGATGCCATGGTGCCGCTGGCGCAAACTGCATCGATTGCGGCGGGGCAGACGGCCAGCCTTGAGGTGCATGGGCTCGATGGTGCTGTGTTCGAGGCGGCGGTCGAGCGGATCAACCCCGTCGCCGAAGAGGGTACACGTTCGGTCGTTGTTCATCTGGGGCTCGACAATCGGGATGCGCAGCTGCGCGGCGGCATGTTCGTCACCGGCCGGATCGTGACCGAATCGTCAAGCGATGCAATCGCCGTGCCCCAGGATGCGGTGCTGGGCAGCGAGGGCGAGCGATATGTGCTGGCGGTGGTCGATGGCGAAGTGACCCGCCAGCCAGTCAGCGTTGAAAAGGTCTGGGACCGGCTGGGCCTGATCGAGATATCCGACGGGGTCGCGGCCGGCGAAGTGGTGGTGGCGTTGCCGCTCTCGGGGCTCGAAGCGGGCCAGAATGTCGTTGTGGGAGCGCTCTAG
- a CDS encoding efflux RND transporter permease subunit — protein MFLTRISVRHPVFATMVMVAILVFGINAFRSMPIEQYPDVDFPVVAVLTPYTGAAPEAVETEISEVIEEAVNTLSGIDTVSSTSSSGHSTVIVQFTLETDSIQAAQEVRDRLAAVTLPDGADTPQVLRFDPTATPMVSLALSGEGQSLTDLTRIANDIVAPSMTNVEGVGSATVVGSTEEQIDILIDPDRLNAYGIGVSEVVSAFASDNMTIPSGSVDDGLLVQTVQLNTELDSINDFASIVVARQGSQTIMLGDVAEIARGQSELDGLALQNGEQALAINISRVDGGNTVEIAHEVHDRVSELNAGGMLEGARIEVLQDSAEQIEANYHTLESTLLEGALLAVAIVFLFLNSWRSTVITGMTLPISILGTLAVISMLGFSLNMMTMLALTLSIGILIDDAIVVRENITRHLHMGKSHFQAALDGTNEIGLAVLATTLSICAVFLPLAFMDGIVGQFFLQFGVTVAVAVLISLFVSFTLDPMMSSVWYDPDAHPGARRGPLGRAIAKFEHGFEALGRRYKKVLGWSLRHRVMTLIAALGIFVSSFALVPLVGFEFMPVSDSSLINIEVETPIGSSQDYTAIKARQVDAIVRGIDGVENTYTNVNSGTASGENMAAIIVNLLDPGERELSDVAIIEEIRRATAVVPGIALTASAGGGLGAGGAPITLNLRGGDLEGLTEGARMVANAVASVPGAIDVKMSTQQAQPMLDIVMDRQAASDLGISAQQVGSAMRVMIAGEVASEWTNERNDRIDVMVRLPQELRSDIDGLSKLPIAQQANSGMAMSVTLGQVANLARTLGPSEIERQALARQITISANVDGRVLGDVIADIDVAVAALDLPAGVAIEQGGDAEMLADTTSSMGAALLLAVVFIYLVLASQFGSFLQPIAIMTALPLSLVGVLVGLMVGGSTLNMYSMIGFIMLMGLVVKNAILLVDNTNQHVRAGLPLKEALIEAGGTRFRPIIMTTLAMIFGMLPLALALHPGSEANAPMAHAVIGGLISSTLLTLLVVPVMLTYVEGFGRRVGRFLPKAPDDQGHPAML, from the coding sequence ATGTTTTTGACCCGCATCAGCGTCCGTCACCCGGTGTTTGCGACCATGGTCATGGTCGCGATCCTGGTTTTTGGCATCAACGCATTCCGGTCGATGCCGATCGAGCAGTATCCCGATGTCGATTTTCCGGTCGTCGCGGTTCTGACCCCCTATACGGGGGCTGCGCCCGAGGCCGTTGAGACCGAGATTTCCGAGGTGATCGAGGAAGCGGTCAATACGCTGTCGGGGATCGACACGGTGTCGTCGACATCGAGTTCGGGCCATTCGACGGTCATCGTGCAGTTCACGCTTGAAACCGACAGCATACAGGCCGCCCAGGAAGTGCGCGACCGGTTGGCGGCAGTGACGCTGCCCGACGGAGCCGATACGCCCCAGGTCCTGCGGTTTGATCCGACCGCAACGCCCATGGTGTCGCTGGCACTGAGCGGGGAAGGGCAGTCGTTGACTGATCTGACCCGGATCGCCAATGACATCGTTGCGCCTTCCATGACCAATGTCGAAGGGGTAGGCAGCGCGACAGTCGTCGGCTCCACAGAAGAGCAGATCGATATCCTGATCGATCCCGACAGGCTCAATGCCTATGGCATCGGGGTCTCGGAAGTGGTTTCGGCCTTTGCCAGCGACAACATGACAATTCCGTCCGGATCCGTGGATGACGGGCTTCTGGTCCAGACCGTGCAGCTCAACACCGAGCTTGATTCCATAAACGATTTTGCGTCCATCGTGGTGGCACGGCAGGGCAGCCAGACTATCATGCTGGGTGATGTGGCCGAGATCGCGCGCGGTCAGTCCGAGCTTGACGGGCTGGCACTTCAGAACGGGGAACAGGCGCTGGCGATCAACATCTCCAGGGTCGATGGCGGCAATACCGTCGAGATTGCCCATGAGGTTCACGACCGGGTTTCCGAGCTCAACGCAGGCGGAATGCTTGAGGGTGCGCGGATCGAGGTGCTTCAGGACAGCGCCGAGCAGATCGAAGCCAATTATCACACGCTCGAATCCACGCTTTTGGAGGGCGCCCTGCTCGCCGTGGCTATTGTTTTTCTGTTCCTCAATTCGTGGCGGTCGACGGTGATCACCGGCATGACGCTGCCGATTTCGATCCTTGGAACGCTGGCAGTCATTTCCATGCTGGGGTTCTCGCTCAACATGATGACCATGCTGGCGCTGACGCTGTCGATCGGCATCCTGATCGATGATGCGATCGTTGTGCGTGAGAACATCACCCGGCACCTGCACATGGGCAAGAGCCATTTCCAGGCGGCGCTCGATGGGACCAATGAGATCGGGCTGGCGGTGTTAGCAACAACTCTTTCGATCTGCGCGGTCTTTTTGCCGCTGGCCTTCATGGACGGGATCGTGGGGCAGTTCTTCCTGCAGTTCGGTGTGACCGTTGCGGTTGCCGTCTTGATCTCGCTGTTTGTCAGCTTCACGCTCGACCCGATGATGTCGAGCGTCTGGTACGATCCGGACGCCCACCCAGGTGCCAGGCGCGGACCTTTGGGCCGGGCAATTGCAAAATTCGAGCACGGGTTCGAGGCGCTGGGTCGACGCTACAAGAAAGTGCTCGGCTGGAGTCTGCGCCATCGAGTGATGACCTTGATTGCGGCGTTGGGGATCTTTGTTTCGAGCTTTGCGCTGGTGCCTTTGGTGGGGTTCGAATTCATGCCGGTGAGCGACAGCAGCCTGATCAATATCGAGGTGGAAACTCCCATCGGATCGTCACAGGACTATACGGCGATCAAGGCGCGGCAGGTCGATGCCATCGTGCGCGGCATTGACGGTGTCGAGAACACCTACACCAATGTCAATTCGGGCACGGCGAGCGGCGAGAATATGGCGGCCATCATCGTCAATTTGCTCGATCCGGGTGAACGCGAACTCTCTGACGTCGCGATCATCGAGGAGATCCGGCGCGCCACGGCAGTAGTGCCGGGAATCGCATTGACGGCCAGTGCCGGCGGCGGGCTGGGGGCTGGCGGTGCCCCGATCACGCTCAATCTGCGCGGCGGCGATCTCGAGGGCCTGACCGAGGGTGCGCGAATGGTTGCCAATGCGGTGGCCAGTGTGCCCGGTGCTATCGACGTCAAGATGAGCACGCAACAGGCCCAGCCCATGCTCGATATCGTGATGGATCGGCAGGCGGCGAGCGATCTGGGCATTTCGGCGCAGCAGGTGGGTTCGGCGATGCGGGTGATGATCGCGGGCGAAGTGGCCAGCGAATGGACCAATGAGCGCAATGACCGTATCGACGTCATGGTGCGGCTGCCCCAGGAGTTGCGATCCGATATCGATGGGCTCTCCAAGCTGCCAATTGCCCAGCAGGCCAATAGTGGCATGGCGATGTCGGTCACGCTCGGGCAGGTTGCAAACCTTGCTCGAACGCTGGGGCCGAGCGAGATCGAACGGCAGGCGCTGGCGCGCCAGATCACGATCAGCGCCAATGTAGATGGCCGCGTGCTGGGCGATGTGATTGCCGATATCGATGTGGCGGTGGCGGCACTGGATTTGCCGGCGGGCGTTGCGATCGAGCAGGGCGGCGATGCCGAAATGCTGGCCGACACCACATCGAGCATGGGCGCGGCGCTGCTTCTTGCCGTTGTGTTCATCTATCTTGTTCTGGCCAGCCAGTTCGGCAGCTTTTTGCAGCCGATCGCCATCATGACTGCGTTGCCGCTCTCGCTAGTGGGTGTTTTGGTGGGGCTGATGGTGGGCGGATCGACGCTCAATATGTATTCGATGATCGGGTTCATCATGCTGATGGGGCTGGTGGTGAAGAACGCCATCCTATTGGTCGACAACACCAATCAGCACGTCAGGGCCGGACTGCCACTCAAGGAGGCCCTGATCGAGGCGGGCGGTACGCGGTTCCGACCCATCATCATGACCACGCTGGCCATGATCTTCGGCATGCTGCCGCTGGCGCTGGCGCTACATCCGGGAAGCGAGGCCAATGCGCCCATGGCGCATGCGGTGATTGGCGGGCTTATCAGTTCGACACTTCTGACATTGCTCGTCGTTCCGGTGATGCTGACCTATGTCGAAGGCTTCGGACGACGGGTGGGGCGATTCCTGCCCAAGGCGCCTGACGATCAGGGGCATCCGGCGATGCTTTGA
- a CDS encoding DMT family transporter — MKSSLKGWGSGLLGVVIFSGSLPATRVAVADFTPLFLTSARAAIAALLAATCLAALGQPRPRPADLLSLVIVAVGVVIGFPLLTALALEHITSARSIVFIGLLPLATATFAVLRGGENPRPAFWLFSGLGSAIVIVFAISGGGAGSLIGDLYMVAAIIVCGLGYAEGAKLSRRLGGWQVICWALVLSAPLMAALALANLPHSWHSIGSPAWLGLAYVSVFSMLVGFVFWYRGLALGGIAGVGQLQLLQPFFGLTLAGLVLGEPIAASMLAAATIIVVCVALARRFA, encoded by the coding sequence TTGAAATCATCTCTTAAGGGCTGGGGCAGCGGTTTGCTCGGCGTCGTCATCTTCTCTGGCTCGCTCCCAGCCACCCGTGTCGCAGTCGCCGATTTCACCCCGCTGTTTCTCACTTCGGCCCGCGCTGCCATTGCCGCACTGCTTGCTGCAACCTGCCTTGCGGCACTCGGTCAGCCCCGCCCCCGACCCGCCGATCTCTTATCGCTGGTCATCGTCGCCGTCGGCGTGGTTATCGGATTTCCGCTGCTCACGGCACTGGCCCTCGAGCACATCACATCGGCACGCTCCATTGTCTTTATCGGTCTGCTTCCACTAGCCACAGCAACGTTTGCCGTCCTGCGCGGCGGCGAGAACCCTCGCCCCGCCTTCTGGCTGTTTTCGGGATTAGGCAGCGCCATCGTGATCGTCTTCGCCATCTCGGGTGGCGGCGCGGGATCGCTAATCGGCGACCTCTATATGGTCGCGGCCATCATAGTATGCGGTTTGGGCTATGCCGAGGGCGCAAAGCTGTCGCGGCGGCTGGGCGGCTGGCAGGTCATCTGCTGGGCTCTGGTGCTGTCGGCACCGCTCATGGCCGCACTGGCGCTCGCCAACCTGCCGCACTCATGGCATTCCATCGGTTCCCCAGCCTGGCTCGGCCTGGCCTATGTCTCGGTGTTTTCCATGCTGGTCGGCTTTGTCTTCTGGTATCGCGGTCTGGCGCTCGGCGGCATCGCCGGCGTCGGACAACTCCAATTGCTCCAGCCCTTTTTTGGGCTGACGCTTGCAGGTCTTGTCTTGGGCGAACCCATCGCCGCCTCGATGCTGGCGGCCGCCACCATCATCGTTGTCTGCGTCGCCCTCGCCCGGCGCTTTGCCTGA